From the Ostrinia nubilalis chromosome 8, ilOstNubi1.1, whole genome shotgun sequence genome, one window contains:
- the LOC135074234 gene encoding uncharacterized protein LOC135074234: protein MVAARLASSICEAHKYKPVRRFFWTDSKNVLAWLRSDARSYLPFVAHRLADILELSTIDEWRWVPTVLNVADDATRPNSNTPLPNSRWIEGPEFLKAPSSDWPVEISTSGHFNTDELKPSARINLINVGHISTTSIIPSVIPLCADPFRFSQWLRLLRSTARAHLYIRSLKGRASVCASTSHAPGSVSSTKLMPLSADDMYIARSHIFLQAQVDSFQEEMAAIRQGLPIPRQSKLKKLHVVLGEDGLLRLSGRVGAITGVPDAMNFPIILDGTHQAVRLLIEHEHRRLAHGNNETVVNELRQEFFILNLRSTVRSVGHRCQFCRIRKATAVIPPMGNLPASRLTHHCRPFTCVGLDYFGPVQVTIGRRHEKRYVALFTCLTTRAVHLEVVHDLSTDAAIMALRRFVARRGTPKEIWSDNGTSFVGATKFLRELYGPKLNDFTVNNGIEWRFIPPSAPSMGGAWERLVRSVKTALKVILKDRAPKEPIFTTLLVEAEAIVNSRPLTHVSVGQEGIENESSKERPEAVCDSIAVNTIETADPSRSAIARETIEETTHEKAAAIHNNCECNSVSAL, encoded by the exons ATGGTTGCTGCTCGCTTAGCTTCATCAATATGTGAAGCTCACAAGTACAAGCCAGTGCGCAGGTTTTTTTGGACGGACTCAAAGAATGTTCTTGCTTGGCTACGAAGTGACGCGCGGTCATATCTTCCTTTTGTTGCGCACCGCCTGGCAGATATTTTGGAGCTTTCCACCATTGATGAGTGGCGTTGGGTTCCAACTGTGTTGAATGTCGCTGACGATGCCACCCGTCCTAACTCAAATACTCCCCTTCCTAACAGTAGATGGATTGAAGGTCCAGAGTTCTTGAAAGCCCCGTCTAGTGACTGGCCTGTTGAAATTTCTACCAGTGGGCACTTTAACACTGACGAGCTAAAACCAAGCGCTAGAATTAACCTCATTAACGTAGGTCATATTTCAACCACATCCATTATTCCATCTGTCATACCTTTGTGTGCGGATCCGTTCCGCTTCAGCCAATGGCTGCGTTTGCTCCGCTCTACAGCGCGCGCGCATTTGTACATCAGGAGCTTGAAAGGTAGAGCTAGTGTGTGCGCCTCAACCTCCCACGCTCCTGGCTCTGTTAGCTCTACTAAACTTATGCCGCTGTCTGCCGATGATATGTACATCGCCCGGTCTCACATCTTTCTCCAGGCCCAAGTGGACTCCTTTCAAGAAGAAATGGCTGCTATACGCCAAGGTTTGCCAATTCCTCGGCAAAGCAAGCTGAAAAAGCTTCATGTGGTCCTTGGGGAGGACGGCCTACTGAGACTCTCAGGGCGTGTGGGAGCAATTACCGGCGTGCCAGATGCAATGAATTTTCCTATTATCTTGGATGGAACTCATCAAGCCGTGCGACTACTAATTGAGCACGAGCACCGTCGACTGGCCCATGGCAATAATGAAACCGTCGTGAACGAGCTACGCCAGGAGTTTTTCATCTTAAACCTTAGAAGCACCGTCAGATCTGTGGGGCACAGGTGTCAATTTTGCCGTATCAGGAAAGCAACCGCTGTGATTCCTCCTATGGGAAATCTACCTGCTTCCCGTCTAACCCACCATTGTCGTCCTTTCACGTGTGTTGGACTAGATTACTTCGGCCCCGTCCAGGTGACGATTGGCAGGCGGCACGAAAAACGGTATGTCGCCTTGTTTACGTGCCTGACGACCCGGGCAGTTCATTTGGAAGTTGTGCACGATCTGTCAACTGACGCCGCGATAATGGCTTTACGTCGGTTTGTAGCCCGTCGAGGCACGCCTAAGGAGATCTGGTCGGATAATGGAACTAGCTTTGTTGGAGCGACGAAATTCCTTCGCGAGCTCTACGGTCCAAAATTGAACGACTTCACTGTGAACAACGGAATAGAATGGCGTTTCATACCGCCTTCGGCGCCCTCAATGGGCGGAGCTTGGGAGCGCTTAGTGCGTTCCGTTAAAACGGCCCTTAAAGTGATCCTCAAGGACAGAGCCCCTAAAGAACCGATATTCACCACCCTTCTCGTTGAGGCGGAGGCAATCGTGAATTCAAGGCCACTAACGCACGTTTCGGTTGGACAAGAAG GAATAGAAAATGAATCGTCGAAGGAAAGGCCTGAGGCTGTTTGTGACAGCATCGCAGTCAATACTATTGAGACCGCAGATCCATCACGCTCCGCAATAGCTAGAGAAACAATTGAAGAGACAACTCATGAAAAAGCAGCAGCCATTCACAACAATTGCGAATGCAATAGCGTCAGTGCGCTGTGA